A single window of Synechococcus sp. CBW1004 DNA harbors:
- a CDS encoding AraC family transcriptional regulator — MLIPTNQPLTLHHTNLQRILRPSLDLLYLPSQAQGLQTSLLHGWRIELEPERLAQLAAELADHRLSPARFRRRLQTPLPLQPRQSPQRELGEALLQLLHLSGCEPLHQERHLEKVGLDRAIQRLIALLLCGDLIQTADHRQEPQRGSKNHIFDQLLAWIDAHLHRPIQLTDLVEQSGYSQRSLRNFFQERFGCGPVHWIRSRRLDAARMRLLSPESGDTVSAIAARYGSPHLSQFSRDFQRAFNVRPSDLLREGLRGLGVPE, encoded by the coding sequence TTGCTGATTCCCACGAACCAGCCACTGACGCTGCATCACACCAACCTGCAGCGCATCCTGCGCCCCTCGCTCGATCTGCTTTATCTCCCCAGTCAGGCGCAAGGACTGCAGACCTCTTTGCTGCATGGCTGGCGGATCGAACTGGAGCCCGAGCGCCTCGCCCAGCTGGCGGCCGAACTCGCCGATCATCGCCTCAGTCCGGCACGGTTCCGCCGGCGCCTGCAGACCCCCCTGCCGCTGCAACCGCGACAGAGTCCCCAGCGTGAACTTGGGGAAGCCCTGCTCCAGCTGCTGCATCTGAGTGGCTGCGAACCTCTTCACCAGGAACGGCACCTTGAGAAGGTAGGCCTCGACCGGGCCATCCAACGGCTGATCGCCCTGCTGCTCTGTGGTGATCTGATCCAGACGGCGGACCATCGCCAGGAGCCGCAGCGGGGGAGCAAGAATCACATTTTCGATCAGCTGCTCGCCTGGATTGATGCCCATCTGCATCGCCCGATCCAACTCACCGATCTCGTGGAGCAGAGTGGCTATTCACAGCGCAGTCTGCGCAACTTCTTCCAGGAGCGCTTCGGCTGTGGTCCGGTCCACTGGATTCGCAGCCGACGTCTTGATGCCGCCCGCATGCGGCTGCTCAGCCCGGAATCCGGCGATACGGTATCAGCCATCGCCGCCCGTTACGGCTCCCCCCATCTTTCCCAGTTCAGTCGCGATTTCCAGAGAGCCTTCAACGTCAGGCCCTCCGATCTTCTTCGCGAAGGCCTGCGCGGACTGGGTGTCCCGGAATGA